A region from the Ptychodera flava strain L36383 chromosome 10, AS_Pfla_20210202, whole genome shotgun sequence genome encodes:
- the LOC139143021 gene encoding uncharacterized protein, which yields MVRRLKPDLLNAYNRIIEEQISRDFIEEVSDDDITRGHYLPHRSVKKDSTTTPIRVVYDCSCRQSIDAPSLNDCLQTGPALLNDMAAILLRFRLNETAVISDIEKAFLNVRLDESDRKFTKFLWLSDPSDPESNFKVYQFKTVLFGAVCSPFILNAVVKTHLEKHNATSTSADLKDNIYVDNVVTGVQNATDAVKYYNDANEIMTAGGFKLRSWSSNCDEVRSLAKRDKTLEMNTNVGVLGMRWDSNSDTLTYMKKTQPPSNDLVTKREVAQITAGLFDP from the coding sequence ATGGTACGCAGATTAAAGCCAGATTTATTGAACGCGTACAACCGCATTATTGAAGAGCAAATCTCTCGTGACTTTATTGAAGAAGTTTCTGATGATGATATAACTCGTGGACATTATCTACCACACCGCTCTGTTAAGAAAGATTCGACTACAACTCCTATCCGTGTAGTCTACGATTGCAGCTGTCGCCAATCAATTGACGCCCCTAGTTTGAACGATTGTTTACAGACTGGGCCTGCTCTGCTAAACGATATGGCAGCTATACTACTCAGATTTCGATTAAATGAGACTGCCGTTATCAGCGATATTGAGAAAGCGTTTCTCAATGTCCGCCTCGACGAAAGTGATCGGAAATTCACCAAATTCCTGTGGCTATCAGACCCTAGCGACCCTGAAAGCAATTTCAAGGTCTATCAATTCAAAACGGTCCTCTTTGGCGCGGTCTGCTCTCCGTTTATTCTGAACGCCGTCGTGAAAACTCACTTGGAAAAACACAACGCAACTTCGACTTCCGCTGATTTGAAAGATAATATTTACGTTGATAACGTTGTTACTGGAGTACAAAACGCGACCGACGCCGTGAAATACTACAACGACGCGAATGAAATCATGACTGCCGGTGGATTTAAACTACGCTCTTGGTCATCCAACTGTGATGAAGTACGCTCGCTCGCCAAACGCGACAAAACACTCGAAATGAACACCAACGTGGGTGTTCTCGGAATGCGCTGGGACTCTAACTCGGATACATTGACTTATATGAAGAAAACGCAACCTCCTTCGAACGACCTCGTGACTAAACGTGAAGTTGCTCAAATAACCGCAGGCTTATTCGACCCCTAG
- the LOC139143022 gene encoding uncharacterized protein yields MPRNGNSFGSSGSKETKELEYQRNGRRDRITTLLKQADDITFKENPTKEEIEALSKVTNNVSNKLEIIKKLDDEISSHIKNNNEKLQEEFQAADEYEDLITSKLKLYRQFIGEHTDEPTSSNVSSTSSPAPAPVFRHKGNHLPKLTLEKFDGEIMKWPSFIDNFMSLIHEDASLNDTERLRYLRANLVGPPAGVVDGLRSNKKSYGDAIELLRDKYGRQEEIRRAYVKAFYKLENPAYTVESLTAFHNKLETYVRHLEQLEVPQERFEWVILIIVLEKLPPNLLTLLQRPLEDELFHTFKQFREALKREIRIMSSNNRAAELDESIQSSMPSTAAFYSSTATNSAARRPTQRKEKSCAFCRGPHYPNDCTVVTDSSKRHDIVKQNRLCFNCLGKHKVSDCKSKGKCRKCDRKHHTSLCKSDQGSTSTTSETSRDPTPTQRNADASPQPGTRERFARSTRRGNDSSTLRYLGQRRKPLF; encoded by the coding sequence ATGCCAAGAAACGGAAACTCCTTCGGGTCCTCCGGATCCAAGGAAACTAAAGAACTGGAATACCAAAGAAATGGAAGACGCGATCGGATAACAACACTTCTGAAGCAAGCGGACGATATAACCTTCAAGGAAAACCCCACAAAAGAAGAAATTGAAGCACTTTCCAAAGTGACCAACAACGTCTCGAACAAGCTAGAGATCATCAAGAAATTGGACGACGAAATTTCTTCacacatcaaaaacaacaaCGAAAAGTTACAAGAAGAGTTTCAAGCAGCAGACGAATACGAAGATCTCATCACCAGTAAGTTGAAGCTTTATAGACAATTTATTGGAGAACATACTGACGAGCCGACTAGTTCGAATGTATCGTCGACTTCGTCGCCGGCGCCTGCGCCCGTTTTTAGACACAAGGGAAATCATCTGCCGAAACTGACTCTTGAAAAATTTGACGGTGAAATCATGAAATGGCCAAGCTTTATCGATAACTTCATGTCTCTCATACATGAAGACGCCTCGCTAAATGACACTGAGCGACTTCGGTATTTGAGAGCAAACCTCGTCGGTCCTCCCGCCGGGGTAGTAGACGGACTGAGATCAAACAAGAAAAGTTATGGTGACGCGATAGAACTCTTACGCGATAAATATGGCAGACAAGAAGAAATACGCAGAGCTTACGTCAAAGCTTTTTACAAATTGGAAAACCCCGCTTACACTGTCGAAAGTTTGACCGCATTTCACAATAAGTTAGAAACGTACGTTcgccatcttgaacagttaGAAGTTCCACAAGAAAGATTCGAATGGGTGATCTTAATCATAGTGTTGGAAAAACTTCCGCCCAATCTACTGACGCTGCTTCAACGTCCATTAGAGGATGAACTATTTCACACGTTCAAACAATTTCGCGAGGCTCTCAAACGCGAGATACGGATAATGTCTTCCAACAATCGTGCTGCTGAATTGGACGAATCAATTCAGTCTTCAATGCCTAGTACCGCCGCCTTTTACTCAAGTACCGCGACTAACTCAGCCGCGCGTCGCCCTACTCAACGGAAGGAAAAGAGTTGCGCCTTTTGCCGAGGACCACACTATCCTAACGATTGCACTGTGGTCACCGATTCTTCGAAACGACACGATATTGTCAAACAAAACCGGCTGTGTTTCAATTGCCTCGGGAAACACAAAGTCAGCGACTGTAAGTCCAAAGGAAAATGCCGCAAATGTGATAGAAAGCATCACACTTCACTCTGTAAATCGGACCAGGGATCCACCTCTACGACTTCGGAAACTTCACGCGATCCTACCCCTACTCAACGTAACGCTGATGCTTCACCTCAACCCGGTACCCGCGAACGCTTCGCACGCTCAACCCGCCGCGGCAACGACTCAAGTACACTTCGCTACCTCGGACAAAGAAGAAAACCGCTCTTCTGA